From the Pseudoalteromonas tunicata genome, one window contains:
- a CDS encoding SixA phosphatase family protein has protein sequence MKAFLVVTSLLLGLFSTAVWAKPSNIILIRHAEKQSGTDPLLTEQGQKRAAAWVKTLATFKIEQLFSTKYKRTIATITPIATALNKEIRYYNPAQLVDFKAQLLKLTDTVLVVGHSNTTPQLAGLLSDTEQLEWPETNYNTYYVLTLVNDEYVVELKHLEIE, from the coding sequence ATGAAAGCATTTTTAGTTGTTACATCTCTTTTACTCGGATTATTTTCAACAGCAGTTTGGGCAAAACCAAGCAATATAATATTAATTCGTCATGCTGAAAAGCAATCAGGTACTGACCCTTTACTGACTGAACAAGGTCAAAAAAGAGCCGCTGCTTGGGTAAAAACACTTGCGACTTTTAAAATAGAGCAGCTTTTTAGTACCAAATATAAACGCACGATAGCAACGATTACACCCATAGCGACTGCCTTGAATAAAGAAATTCGTTATTACAACCCTGCTCAATTGGTGGATTTTAAAGCGCAGCTTTTAAAGTTAACGGATACGGTTTTAGTGGTTGGCCACAGTAATACGACCCCCCAATTAGCTGGGTTGTTATCCGATACTGAGCAATTAGAATGGCCTGAAACTAATTATAATACTTATTATGTATTAACTTTAGTTAATGATGAATATGTGGTTGAGTTGAAACACTTAGAAATTGAGTGA
- the rlmE gene encoding 23S rRNA (uridine(2552)-2'-O)-methyltransferase RlmE — MTKKKHSASSKRWLMEHFDDHYVLEAQKRGLRSRAMFKLEELQTKDKLIKDGMTVVDLGAAPGSWSQYVAELTGFKGKVIACDILPMDPLAGVEFLQGDFREESVLNALLERIDGKNVDVVLSDMAPNMSGHLSVDQAGSMYLVELALDMCHQVLKKNGSFAVKVFQGEGFEQYVQDVRSCFTTVKIRKPDSSRARSREVYLVATGYKL; from the coding sequence ATGACAAAAAAAAAGCACTCGGCCAGTTCTAAACGCTGGTTGATGGAGCATTTTGACGATCATTATGTCTTAGAAGCCCAAAAACGGGGATTGCGCTCTCGTGCAATGTTTAAATTAGAGGAGTTGCAAACAAAAGATAAATTAATCAAAGACGGTATGACAGTCGTTGATTTGGGCGCAGCACCTGGTAGTTGGTCGCAATATGTTGCTGAGTTAACCGGTTTTAAAGGTAAAGTGATCGCGTGTGATATTCTGCCAATGGACCCCCTGGCCGGTGTAGAATTTTTACAAGGTGATTTTCGTGAAGAATCTGTGCTAAATGCTTTATTGGAACGTATAGATGGCAAGAACGTTGATGTTGTGCTGTCAGACATGGCACCGAACATGAGCGGTCATTTATCTGTAGATCAGGCTGGCAGTATGTATCTTGTTGAATTAGCATTAGACATGTGCCATCAAGTTCTAAAGAAAAATGGTAGTTTCGCTGTAAAGGTATTCCAAGGAGAAGGGTTTGAGCAATATGTTCAAGACGTAAGGTCTTGTTTTACTACTGTCAAAATTCGTAAACCGGATTCTTCAAGAGCGCGTTCTAGAGAAGTTTATTTAGTAGCGACAGGATACAAACTGTAG
- the yhbY gene encoding ribosome assembly RNA-binding protein YhbY has translation MILSNKQKQFLKGLAHGLKPVVLLGSNGLTEGVVVEISNALDIHELIKVKVPTDDRETKALIFEAITRETGAVKLQTIGHIIVIYRQSKDKKILLPKN, from the coding sequence ATGATATTATCAAACAAGCAAAAACAGTTTTTAAAAGGCCTTGCACATGGTCTTAAGCCAGTGGTTTTACTAGGAAGTAACGGTTTAACCGAAGGTGTTGTAGTCGAGATATCTAATGCTTTAGATATCCACGAATTAATCAAAGTAAAAGTGCCAACAGATGACCGCGAAACAAAAGCGCTTATTTTTGAGGCAATTACTCGTGAAACCGGTGCAGTAAAACTTCAGACAATTGGTCACATTATAGTGATTTATCGTCAAAGCAAAGATAAAAAGATTCTTTTACCTAAAAACTAA